A window of Thermus antranikianii DSM 12462 contains these coding sequences:
- a CDS encoding class I adenylate-forming enzyme family protein codes for MLEPNWLGCLAAYHPRRQAVWFRGAWLTYAELYQRAQRAAGTLRDLGVGKGDRVGLLAWNHPAYLDLLFAGPLLGHILTPFNHRLSLPELQALYTYTEPRALFYGEGFQEIAQALDPRALPLEVLLEGAEMEEAARVGLEDPALLLFTGGTTGLPKGALIPYRQLLVNAVQTAFSWGLSREDRYILATPMFHAALNALATPLLYLGGSVVIQERFRPEEYLDLALTHRPTLLFLVPTMFQMLLETPGFAEADLSFVRFAISGGAPCPAPVREAFRRKGVRFKQGYGLTECGVNCFTLELEEAEAYPESVGRPMPHLKARLVREDGQEAKAGETGELWLSGSVVMKGYFRRPEENAKVFVHDGERLWLRTGDLAFQDEGGRFYIVGRRKEMFISGGENVYPVEVERALYDHPAVREAAVVGVPDPKWGEVGVAFVVLKEPLEAEALRAFLRERLAGYKVPKHILFLPELPKSGPGKVQKEALKRMWEAEHGQA; via the coding sequence ATGCTTGAGCCCAACTGGCTGGGATGCCTTGCCGCCTACCATCCAAGGCGCCAGGCGGTCTGGTTCCGTGGGGCATGGCTGACCTACGCCGAGCTTTACCAAAGGGCGCAAAGGGCCGCCGGAACCCTCCGGGACCTGGGGGTGGGTAAAGGGGACCGGGTGGGTCTTCTCGCCTGGAACCACCCGGCGTACCTGGACCTCCTCTTCGCCGGTCCCCTCCTCGGGCACATCCTTACTCCCTTCAACCACCGCCTCAGCCTCCCCGAGCTCCAGGCCCTTTACACCTATACCGAGCCCCGGGCGCTCTTCTATGGGGAGGGCTTCCAGGAAATCGCCCAGGCCCTGGATCCTAGGGCCCTGCCCCTCGAGGTCCTCCTCGAGGGGGCGGAAATGGAGGAAGCCGCCCGGGTAGGGCTGGAAGACCCCGCCCTCCTCCTCTTCACCGGAGGCACCACCGGCCTGCCCAAAGGAGCCCTGATCCCCTACCGCCAGCTCCTGGTTAACGCCGTCCAGACCGCCTTCTCCTGGGGACTTTCCCGGGAAGATCGGTACATCCTGGCCACCCCCATGTTCCACGCCGCCTTGAACGCCCTGGCCACTCCCCTCCTCTACCTGGGCGGGAGCGTGGTGATCCAGGAGCGTTTCCGGCCCGAGGAGTACCTGGACCTCGCCCTGACCCACCGCCCCACCCTCCTCTTCCTGGTACCCACCATGTTCCAGATGCTCTTGGAAACCCCGGGCTTCGCCGAGGCCGATCTCTCCTTCGTGCGTTTCGCCATCTCCGGCGGGGCCCCTTGTCCGGCCCCGGTCCGGGAAGCCTTTCGCAGGAAGGGCGTCCGCTTCAAGCAGGGGTACGGCCTCACCGAATGCGGGGTGAACTGCTTCACCCTGGAGCTGGAGGAAGCGGAGGCGTACCCCGAAAGCGTGGGCCGGCCCATGCCCCACCTGAAGGCCCGGCTGGTGCGGGAGGATGGTCAGGAGGCCAAGGCAGGGGAAACCGGAGAACTTTGGCTTTCGGGGAGCGTGGTCATGAAAGGGTATTTCCGCCGCCCCGAGGAGAACGCCAAGGTCTTTGTCCACGATGGGGAAAGGCTCTGGCTCAGGACCGGGGACCTGGCCTTTCAGGATGAGGGGGGGCGTTTCTACATCGTGGGACGCAGGAAGGAGATGTTCATTTCCGGAGGGGAAAACGTCTACCCCGTGGAGGTGGAAAGGGCCCTATACGACCACCCGGCGGTGCGGGAGGCAGCGGTGGTGGGCGTGCCGGATCCCAAGTGGGGCGAGGTGGGGGTGGCCTTCGTGGTCCTTAAGGAACCCCTGGAGGCGGAAGCCCTCCGCGCCTTTCTCCGGGAGCGGCTGGCGGGGTACAAAGTACCCAAGCACATCCTCTTCTTGCCGGAGCTACCCAAGTCCGGGCCCGGGAAGGTGCAGAAGGAGGCTCTGAAAAGGATGTGGGAGGCGGAACATGGCCAGGCTTAG
- a CDS encoding 3-oxoacyl-ACP synthase, whose translation MVVHSLGVYLPESRVTAEEIAAWTHLPAEVVREKLGILEKPVPGPKDHPADMALWAAQAALGAAGLPGEAVDWVISIVEEYKDYPVWTTAPYLALGLGASRAKGLDLNQKCASLMGALEVARGLFATHKEVQVVLVAGGYRNGDLVDYLDPNTRFLYDLAAGGASLVLTRKGPGLRLLGLAHRMDPTLALAVKVPVGGTRNPLTPGNLSAFRLRVEDPEAMKQRLDATSIPTFLEVIREALAEAGYTEADLDYLALLHMKRSAHRAVLEGLRLREEQSIYLERFGHLGQLDPILSLKLAWEKGLLREGSLVALAAAGVGYFYGAAVLRLEGGLHA comes from the coding sequence ATGGTCGTGCACAGCCTTGGGGTTTACCTGCCAGAAAGCCGCGTTACCGCCGAGGAGATTGCAGCCTGGACCCATCTGCCTGCCGAGGTGGTGCGGGAAAAGCTAGGAATCCTGGAAAAACCCGTACCGGGACCCAAGGACCACCCCGCCGACATGGCGCTATGGGCCGCCCAGGCCGCCTTGGGCGCAGCGGGCCTTCCCGGGGAAGCGGTGGACTGGGTGATTTCCATCGTGGAGGAATATAAGGATTACCCCGTCTGGACCACAGCCCCTTACCTGGCCCTGGGCCTTGGGGCCTCGAGGGCCAAGGGGCTGGACCTCAACCAGAAGTGCGCCTCCCTTATGGGGGCCTTGGAGGTGGCCCGGGGGCTTTTCGCCACCCACAAGGAGGTGCAGGTGGTCCTGGTGGCGGGAGGCTACCGCAACGGGGACCTGGTGGATTACCTGGACCCCAACACCCGCTTCCTTTATGACCTGGCCGCAGGGGGTGCTTCCCTGGTCCTCACCCGAAAGGGCCCGGGGTTAAGGCTTCTGGGCCTCGCCCACCGCATGGACCCAACCCTGGCCCTGGCGGTCAAGGTGCCCGTGGGCGGCACCCGCAACCCCTTAACCCCGGGCAACCTCTCGGCGTTCCGCCTGCGCGTGGAGGATCCCGAAGCCATGAAACAGCGGTTGGACGCCACCTCTATTCCCACCTTCCTGGAAGTAATACGGGAAGCCCTGGCAGAAGCAGGGTACACCGAAGCCGATCTGGATTACCTGGCCCTGCTCCACATGAAGCGCTCAGCCCACCGGGCGGTGCTGGAGGGCCTTAGGCTAAGGGAGGAGCAATCCATCTACCTGGAGCGCTTTGGCCACCTGGGCCAGCTGGACCCCATCCTCTCCCTGAAGCTGGCCTGGGAGAAGGGGCTTTTGCGGGAGGGAAGCCTGGTGGCCCTGGCCGCGGCGGGCGTGGGCTACTTCTACGGGGCAGCGGTACTCCGCCTGGAAGGGGGGCTTCATGCTTGA
- a CDS encoding ATP-binding protein, which translates to MAKSHLRLLGRAALGLGESWIPLERKVAGVLAYLALEGPTPRSKLAGLLWPETHERAARNNLVQSLRRLRRAVGGYEAVRGEGTLQLAEDLEADVTRLVVSTLQGKYAEAVDLEGELIGGYDYDDCPDFADWLQAEREHLSGLWREALESEARRLEGEGEFRKALALALRLAEADPFSEEHLRRVMRLYYLRGDRGAAMSAYHHGRERLKRELGVDPLPETQALVQVIERGAVLPGAGGRLRREIPLALWQPPVLVGREQALAQIEEAWEVGKLVFVAGEPGIGKTRLLRDFVSRKGSYVWMSGLPGDKGTPFAFYARALREAFGESPGLRLPSWVRRELSRILPDLFPLDPLPWRDPADRIRLFAAMAEAVGELRRQAGVLVMDDLQYLDAASAEAWAYMLSKLALDASGPRRYLGAYRQGELSAEALATVDGLVQAGLAVRILLDPLQPGDVEALLASLELPNLSPTELAPALFRYTGGIPFFLLETLRVLWELGEGPEAPGRLPTSQRAREQVARCLGLLSPAALRLAQVAAILGEDLSLELAAGVLECAPLELARPWAELEAAQILRQGRFAHDLLLEAVKERIPVPLQAHLHRQVARALEEAGAHPARIAQHWLEGGREEVAARFWLAAGRDYQARALYAEARAMLEMALSHSQDRRSDLEGATRVEAQLLLADICREERRYGEADALLADLLDGPLPLRVRVEALRARAYLAIGDPLRAAGYARKAYLLAHRMGDEELLHLTRTAYAAALWGLGKVAEAIHLLEPELALHHPDARHRIRILAYLGALYAHRGRFREAYALLEEGFHLAQGQDPYWRVLVAAFLVGADVERGEPLAHWELAQATRALGPFDVSEYLALVMARACLEAHEPRLALELLAEKPGAHLGRAYACLGLAYTCQALLALDDKEAARQALMEALAVAEDLEGAPRALVQVAVAALRLGEPVAQALLERISPETLSPADRRSLEGVGLGFGMYLP; encoded by the coding sequence ATGGCCAAGTCCCACCTCCGCTTGTTGGGAAGGGCTGCCCTGGGGCTAGGGGAGTCTTGGATACCTTTGGAGCGCAAGGTGGCGGGGGTGCTGGCGTACTTGGCCCTCGAGGGCCCCACGCCCCGTTCCAAGCTTGCGGGCCTGCTTTGGCCGGAGACCCACGAGCGGGCTGCCCGCAACAACCTGGTCCAGTCCCTGCGGAGGCTCCGCAGGGCGGTGGGCGGGTATGAGGCCGTAAGGGGGGAAGGAACCCTCCAGCTTGCGGAGGACTTGGAAGCCGATGTGACCCGGCTTGTCGTGTCCACCCTACAGGGGAAATACGCCGAGGCAGTGGACCTCGAGGGCGAGTTAATAGGGGGCTACGATTACGACGACTGTCCCGACTTTGCCGACTGGCTTCAGGCCGAGCGGGAGCACCTATCTGGCCTGTGGCGGGAGGCTTTGGAATCCGAGGCGAGGCGCCTGGAGGGGGAGGGTGAGTTTCGCAAGGCTTTAGCCCTGGCCCTGCGCCTTGCGGAGGCGGACCCCTTCTCGGAGGAGCACTTGCGCCGGGTGATGCGCCTTTACTACCTCCGGGGCGACCGGGGAGCGGCCATGTCCGCCTACCATCACGGCCGGGAGCGGCTTAAGCGGGAACTGGGGGTGGATCCCTTGCCCGAAACCCAGGCCCTGGTTCAGGTCATCGAGCGGGGAGCCGTTCTGCCTGGGGCAGGTGGGCGGCTAAGGCGGGAGATTCCTCTTGCCCTTTGGCAACCCCCGGTGCTGGTGGGCCGGGAGCAGGCCTTGGCCCAGATAGAGGAAGCCTGGGAAGTGGGGAAGCTGGTGTTTGTTGCCGGTGAACCGGGTATAGGCAAGACGCGGCTTCTGCGGGACTTTGTTAGCCGAAAGGGTTCCTACGTCTGGATGTCGGGCCTACCGGGGGATAAGGGCACGCCCTTCGCCTTTTATGCCCGCGCTTTGCGGGAAGCTTTTGGGGAGTCTCCCGGGCTGCGCTTGCCCTCTTGGGTGCGGCGGGAGTTAAGCCGTATCCTTCCCGACCTCTTTCCTCTGGACCCACTTCCCTGGAGGGATCCTGCCGACCGCATCCGTCTCTTTGCCGCTATGGCCGAGGCGGTGGGGGAGCTCCGGAGGCAAGCGGGGGTTTTGGTGATGGACGATTTGCAGTACCTGGATGCGGCAAGTGCCGAGGCGTGGGCCTACATGCTTTCGAAGCTTGCCCTTGATGCTTCCGGCCCTCGCCGCTACCTCGGCGCCTACCGCCAGGGGGAGCTTTCAGCTGAAGCGCTGGCTACTGTGGATGGGTTGGTGCAGGCGGGGTTGGCGGTGCGGATCCTCCTCGATCCCCTTCAGCCCGGTGATGTGGAAGCGCTTTTGGCCTCCTTGGAGCTTCCAAACCTATCGCCTACGGAGCTTGCACCTGCCCTTTTCCGCTATACCGGGGGCATTCCCTTTTTCCTTCTGGAAACCCTGCGTGTGCTTTGGGAGCTGGGGGAGGGGCCAGAGGCGCCCGGTCGCCTTCCAACCTCCCAGCGGGCCAGGGAGCAGGTGGCGCGCTGCTTGGGGCTCCTTTCCCCGGCAGCCCTGCGCCTGGCACAGGTGGCAGCCATCTTAGGGGAAGACCTGAGCCTGGAGTTGGCTGCCGGTGTTCTTGAGTGCGCTCCCCTGGAGCTGGCCCGGCCGTGGGCCGAGCTCGAGGCCGCCCAGATTTTGCGGCAAGGGCGCTTCGCCCACGACCTCCTCCTGGAGGCGGTTAAGGAACGCATCCCTGTTCCCCTGCAAGCCCACTTGCACCGCCAGGTGGCCCGGGCCCTCGAGGAGGCGGGGGCCCATCCTGCCCGCATCGCCCAGCACTGGTTGGAGGGGGGCAGGGAAGAGGTGGCTGCTCGTTTTTGGCTGGCTGCTGGACGGGATTATCAGGCACGGGCCCTCTATGCCGAAGCCAGGGCCATGCTGGAGATGGCTCTTAGTCACAGCCAAGATCGGCGAAGCGATCTGGAGGGAGCTACACGGGTTGAAGCCCAGCTTCTTCTTGCCGACATCTGCCGTGAGGAGCGGCGTTATGGCGAAGCGGATGCCTTGTTGGCGGATCTACTGGACGGTCCCTTACCCCTCAGGGTGCGGGTAGAGGCCCTGCGGGCTAGGGCCTACCTCGCCATCGGCGACCCCCTTCGCGCGGCAGGCTACGCCCGCAAGGCCTACCTTCTGGCGCACAGGATGGGGGACGAGGAGCTTTTGCACCTGACCCGTACCGCCTACGCTGCGGCCCTGTGGGGATTGGGTAAGGTCGCTGAGGCCATACACTTGCTGGAGCCTGAACTGGCCTTGCACCATCCCGATGCCCGCCACCGCATCCGCATCCTGGCCTATCTGGGGGCGCTCTACGCCCATAGGGGCCGTTTTAGGGAGGCCTACGCCCTTTTGGAGGAGGGTTTCCACCTGGCTCAGGGGCAGGATCCCTACTGGCGGGTCCTGGTGGCGGCCTTTCTGGTGGGGGCCGATGTGGAGCGGGGTGAGCCCCTGGCCCACTGGGAACTGGCCCAGGCTACTCGGGCCCTGGGGCCCTTCGACGTGAGCGAGTACCTGGCGTTGGTGATGGCCCGGGCTTGTCTGGAAGCTCACGAGCCGCGGTTGGCACTGGAGCTCCTCGCGGAAAAGCCAGGCGCGCACCTGGGGCGGGCCTATGCCTGCTTGGGCCTGGCGTATACCTGCCAGGCTCTCCTGGCTTTGGACGATAAGGAGGCTGCCCGGCAGGCCTTGATGGAAGCCCTAGCCGTGGCCGAGGACCTAGAGGGAGCTCCGCGGGCCCTGGTCCAGGTGGCGGTGGCGGCCTTGCGGCTTGGGGAACCGGTGGCGCAGGCGCTCTTGGAGCGGATTTCCCCGGAAACCCTAAGCCCTGCAGACCGCAGAAGCCTCGAGGGGGTCGGCCTTGGCTTCGGCATGTACTTACCTTGA
- a CDS encoding DUF5602 domain-containing protein — MKKRDFFVLGVVALGLLVGVLAQQAGEKAKRLGLPEGTVQLTPCVPGMGEHWAKPSDLPFGPIYGVMGEKVVFVEIMVSQADFAAGKSWTEVLRPLKGYAIDHVDIEFLPKGHEGYEVPHYDIHAYFVSHTDHTRYCP, encoded by the coding sequence ATGAAAAAGCGGGACTTTTTCGTGCTGGGGGTTGTGGCGTTGGGGCTTTTGGTCGGAGTTCTGGCCCAGCAGGCTGGGGAAAAGGCCAAACGCCTGGGGTTACCGGAGGGTACTGTCCAGCTTACCCCCTGTGTACCGGGCATGGGCGAGCACTGGGCTAAGCCCTCGGACCTTCCCTTTGGCCCCATCTACGGGGTCATGGGGGAGAAGGTGGTGTTCGTGGAGATCATGGTTTCCCAGGCCGACTTCGCTGCTGGCAAGTCCTGGACCGAGGTACTGAGGCCCCTAAAGGGGTATGCCATCGACCACGTGGACATAGAGTTTCTGCCCAAAGGCCATGAGGGTTACGAGGTTCCCCACTACGACATCCACGCCTACTTCGTATCCCACACGGACCACACGAGGTACTGCCCATGA
- a CDS encoding cupin domain-containing protein — translation MQALWFFNTLVRVWVSEVEGQDGLSVLEHWAPYGDSPPLHIHHTEDEVFIVLEGEVRFLVGDTSRRVLPFEEILAPKGVPHTYRVESPEGARWVTVTAHRDFERFVRAMSRPAEREALPPPAGPPTPEEMERIVRIAETYGIEFVRAS, via the coding sequence ATGCAGGCTCTTTGGTTCTTCAACACCTTGGTGCGGGTGTGGGTTTCGGAGGTGGAGGGCCAGGATGGCCTTTCCGTCCTGGAGCACTGGGCTCCCTATGGGGATTCACCCCCCTTGCACATCCACCACACCGAAGACGAGGTCTTCATCGTCCTGGAAGGCGAAGTTCGCTTTTTGGTGGGGGATACCTCCCGGCGCGTTTTACCCTTTGAGGAAATCCTGGCTCCCAAGGGGGTGCCCCACACCTACCGGGTGGAATCCCCCGAGGGGGCCCGCTGGGTCACGGTCACCGCCCACCGGGACTTTGAGCGCTTTGTGCGGGCCATGAGCCGGCCGGCGGAGCGGGAGGCATTGCCTCCTCCTGCCGGTCCGCCCACCCCCGAGGAAATGGAGCGGATCGTGAGGATCGCAGAAACCTACGGCATCGAGTTCGTGAGGGCGTCATAG
- a CDS encoding methyltransferase, with protein MTQENQPSHANVPPHVAMLEMISGFWISRAIYIAAKLGIADHLHDQPKSAEELAAVTGVHAPSLYRVLRALASVGVFAQDSDNRFRLTPLSETLRTDVRGSLRAFAIVELGEEHYPAWGELLRSVKTGGVAFDHVFGVPIWEYFARHPENAKTFDDAMTEMTLAVNNAVLSSYDFSSIVKIVDVGGGHGSLTAAILKSNPGMKGVLFDLPPVIEGARARIEAEGIADRCELVGGDFFESVPRGGDAYILKWIIHDWDDERAVAILRNCHRAMIENGKLLLVEAVVPPGSEPHLSKFMDLNMLVMTGGRERTEEEYRLLLKAAGFRLTRIIPTGSPMSVIEGERERG; from the coding sequence ATGACCCAGGAAAATCAGCCTAGTCATGCCAATGTCCCGCCGCACGTGGCTATGCTAGAGATGATCTCGGGCTTTTGGATTTCGCGCGCCATCTATATCGCAGCGAAACTGGGTATCGCTGACCATCTCCATGACCAGCCTAAAAGCGCCGAAGAACTCGCCGCCGTGACAGGCGTTCATGCGCCATCCCTTTATCGTGTGCTGCGTGCGCTTGCAAGCGTGGGCGTGTTTGCCCAAGATAGTGACAACCGCTTCCGCTTAACCCCGCTTTCGGAAACGCTGCGGACCGACGTGCGTGGCTCGTTGCGGGCTTTCGCCATCGTGGAATTAGGAGAGGAGCATTACCCGGCATGGGGCGAACTGCTGCGCAGCGTAAAGACCGGCGGGGTCGCCTTCGATCATGTCTTCGGGGTGCCCATTTGGGAATACTTCGCGCGGCATCCTGAGAACGCTAAAACCTTTGATGATGCGATGACCGAGATGACCCTCGCTGTTAATAACGCAGTTCTATCCAGCTACGATTTTTCATCCATCGTCAAGATTGTGGACGTGGGAGGGGGACACGGCAGCCTCACCGCCGCGATTCTCAAAAGCAACCCGGGGATGAAGGGCGTTCTCTTCGACTTGCCGCCCGTGATCGAAGGTGCACGGGCTCGCATCGAAGCTGAGGGAATCGCTGATCGGTGCGAATTAGTGGGCGGGGACTTCTTCGAGTCCGTACCACGTGGTGGCGATGCTTACATCCTCAAATGGATCATTCACGATTGGGATGACGAGCGTGCCGTCGCGATTCTCAGGAATTGCCATCGGGCGATGATAGAGAACGGCAAGCTCTTGCTTGTCGAAGCCGTCGTTCCGCCCGGTAGCGAGCCGCATTTGAGCAAGTTCATGGACCTCAACATGCTGGTTATGACCGGCGGGCGGGAACGCACAGAAGAGGAATACCGGCTGCTGTTAAAAGCAGCCGGCTTCAGGCTCACGAGGATTATTCCAACAGGATCGCCAATGAGCGTGATTGAAGGCGAACGTGAACGTGGGTGA
- the secD gene encoding protein translocase subunit SecD, with protein MNRKLLNGLLLLGLFLLALLMVWKPWAPEEPKVKLGLDLKGGLRIVLEAAVENPTPDDLEKARTVLENRINALGVAEPLIQTQGQKRIVVELPGLSQADQDRALKLIGQRAVLEFRILKEGATGTTVAQINQALRENPRLKREDLEKDLIKPEDLGPALLTGADLADARAVFDQFGRPQVALTFTPEGAKKFEEVTRANVGKQLAIVLDGKVYTAPVIRQAITGGQAVIEGLSGLEEASEIALVLRSGALPVPLEVAEIRSIGPTLGQDAIQAGIRSALIGTLAIFLLIFAYYGAGLGLVASLGLIYTSVLILGLLSGLGATLTLPGIAGLVLTLGAAVDGNVLSFERIKEELRAGKKFRQAIPEGFKHSTLTILDVNAAHLLAAAALYQYATGPVRGFAVVLAIGVVASVFSNLVFSRYLLERMAERGEIRPPMWLVDPRFNFMGPARFITVATLLLAILAAGVVFTKGFNYSIDFTGGTAYTLRTGPEVGVDTLRRFLEARGFPAKEAVITQVQAPTADFREFSLKLPPLSDAKRLELERLFTTELRASVLTSETVGPAIGSELRRNAVMAVLVGLGLILLYVAFRFDWTFGVASVIAVAHDVAIVAGMYSLLGLEFSIPTIAALLTIVGYSINDSIVVSDRIRENQKLMRGIPYREMVNRSINQTLSRTVMTSLTTLLPIVALLFLGGSVLRDFSLAIFVGIFVGTYSSIYVVSAMVVFWKELHQQRAKKSA; from the coding sequence ATGAACCGCAAGCTTCTCAACGGACTTCTCCTCCTAGGCCTTTTCCTTTTGGCCCTTCTCATGGTTTGGAAGCCCTGGGCCCCGGAGGAGCCCAAGGTAAAGCTGGGCTTAGACCTTAAAGGAGGTCTTCGCATTGTCCTCGAGGCTGCCGTGGAGAACCCCACCCCCGACGACCTGGAAAAGGCCCGCACCGTCCTGGAAAACCGCATCAACGCCCTGGGGGTGGCGGAACCCCTGATCCAGACCCAAGGGCAAAAGCGCATCGTGGTGGAGTTGCCCGGCCTTTCCCAAGCCGACCAGGACCGGGCCCTCAAGCTCATCGGCCAGCGGGCGGTGCTGGAGTTCCGCATCCTCAAGGAAGGGGCCACCGGCACCACCGTGGCCCAGATCAACCAGGCCCTCAGGGAAAACCCCAGGCTTAAGCGGGAAGACCTGGAAAAGGACCTCATCAAGCCCGAGGACCTGGGCCCGGCCCTTCTCACGGGAGCGGACCTGGCCGACGCCCGGGCGGTTTTTGACCAGTTCGGCCGCCCCCAGGTGGCCCTCACCTTTACCCCGGAAGGGGCCAAGAAGTTTGAGGAGGTGACCCGGGCCAACGTGGGCAAGCAGCTGGCCATCGTCCTGGACGGCAAGGTCTACACCGCTCCCGTGATCCGCCAGGCCATCACCGGGGGCCAGGCGGTGATCGAGGGGCTATCGGGCCTCGAGGAGGCCAGCGAGATCGCCCTGGTGTTGCGTTCGGGGGCATTGCCCGTTCCCCTGGAGGTGGCAGAGATCCGCTCCATAGGCCCCACCCTGGGCCAGGACGCCATCCAGGCGGGGATCCGCTCGGCCCTCATCGGCACCCTGGCCATCTTCCTCCTTATCTTCGCCTACTACGGTGCGGGCCTTGGCCTGGTGGCCTCCTTGGGCCTCATCTACACCTCCGTGCTCATCCTGGGGCTCCTTTCGGGCCTCGGGGCCACCCTGACCCTCCCCGGCATCGCCGGCTTGGTCCTCACCCTGGGGGCTGCGGTGGACGGGAACGTGCTTTCCTTCGAGCGCATCAAGGAGGAGCTCAGGGCCGGGAAGAAGTTCCGCCAGGCCATCCCCGAGGGTTTCAAACACTCCACCCTGACCATCCTGGACGTGAACGCCGCCCACCTGCTGGCGGCCGCCGCCCTTTACCAGTACGCCACCGGGCCCGTTCGGGGATTTGCGGTGGTTCTGGCCATCGGCGTGGTGGCCAGCGTCTTCTCCAACCTGGTTTTCAGCCGCTACCTTCTGGAGCGCATGGCCGAGCGCGGGGAGATCCGCCCCCCCATGTGGCTGGTGGACCCCAGGTTCAACTTCATGGGCCCGGCCCGCTTCATCACCGTGGCCACCCTGCTCCTCGCCATCCTGGCAGCGGGGGTGGTCTTTACCAAGGGCTTCAACTACTCCATCGACTTCACCGGGGGTACGGCATACACCCTGCGCACGGGCCCCGAGGTGGGCGTGGACACCCTAAGGCGCTTCCTGGAAGCCAGGGGCTTCCCCGCCAAGGAAGCGGTCATCACCCAGGTGCAGGCTCCCACCGCCGATTTCCGGGAGTTTTCCCTTAAGCTCCCACCCCTTTCCGATGCCAAGCGTCTGGAGCTGGAGCGGCTCTTCACCACGGAGCTAAGGGCCAGCGTCCTCACCTCGGAGACCGTGGGTCCGGCCATCGGTTCCGAACTTCGGCGCAATGCGGTGATGGCGGTCCTGGTGGGCCTTGGCCTCATCCTCCTCTACGTGGCCTTCCGCTTTGACTGGACCTTTGGGGTGGCCAGCGTCATCGCCGTGGCCCATGACGTGGCCATCGTGGCGGGGATGTACAGCCTCCTGGGCCTGGAGTTCTCCATCCCCACCATCGCCGCCCTCCTGACCATCGTGGGCTACTCCATCAACGACTCCATCGTGGTTTCAGACCGCATCCGGGAGAACCAGAAGCTCATGCGGGGCATCCCCTACCGGGAGATGGTGAACCGCTCCATCAACCAGACCCTCTCCCGCACGGTGATGACCAGCCTCACCACCCTCTTGCCCATCGTCGCCCTCCTCTTCCTGGGAGGAAGCGTCCTCAGGGACTTCTCCCTGGCCATCTTCGTGGGCATCTTCGTGGGCACTTACAGCTCCATCTACGTGGTGAGCGCCATGGTGGTGTTCTGGAAGGAGTTGCACCAACAGCGGGCAAAGAAATCCGCCTAA